Proteins encoded in a region of the Mycolicibacterium duvalii genome:
- a CDS encoding MCE family protein, whose product MGADGAYRGGRSSEVGGLELSNNRVRVLAGLALITSAVLVTALSVVLFRGDLTRTATVTVLSERAGLVMNPDAKVKMQGITVGRVGSIEVLPDGRAALHLELNPQQMAMIPSDVGVDITSSTVFGAKFVDLVPPARPASSALAAGQVLQGDRVTVEINTVFERLTNLLDTIDPVQLNETLGQLSRALDGRGRKINQMLADLDAFLTRFEPSVPNLRRDLSALPPVVSAYATAAPDFIEVLERTTGISETLVGQQHNLDALLVSAIGFGNIGTAVLTENRQPLTDLLHILVPTTDLLHQYRQNVDCTLQGLVPFTQGIPLPEPGIMVSIGFTWGIERYRYPGDLPKVAASGGSNCEKVGMPVLQPEEISPFLVTDIGGNRWRYGNDGIVLNSDGLKQLLFGPIDGPPRNSSQIGMPG is encoded by the coding sequence GTGGGTGCCGACGGTGCATACCGTGGTGGTCGCAGCAGCGAGGTCGGGGGCCTCGAGTTGAGCAACAACCGCGTCCGTGTTCTCGCAGGGCTGGCTTTGATCACCTCGGCGGTGCTTGTGACTGCGCTGTCCGTGGTGCTGTTCCGCGGCGATCTTACGAGGACGGCCACAGTCACCGTACTTTCCGAGCGCGCCGGACTGGTGATGAATCCCGACGCCAAGGTCAAGATGCAGGGCATCACGGTCGGCAGGGTCGGCTCCATAGAAGTCCTGCCGGACGGACGAGCGGCGCTGCATCTCGAACTGAACCCTCAACAGATGGCGATGATCCCGTCCGACGTCGGGGTCGACATCACGTCCTCGACTGTTTTCGGCGCGAAGTTCGTTGATCTGGTTCCACCGGCGCGGCCGGCATCCTCTGCTCTCGCCGCCGGTCAAGTGCTGCAAGGTGACCGCGTCACCGTCGAGATCAACACCGTATTCGAACGATTGACCAATCTGCTCGACACCATCGACCCTGTCCAGCTCAACGAGACGCTCGGTCAGCTCTCGCGAGCACTGGACGGCCGTGGCCGGAAGATCAACCAGATGCTTGCCGACCTTGATGCCTTCCTGACACGCTTCGAGCCCAGCGTCCCCAATCTGCGCCGTGATCTGTCGGCTCTGCCGCCCGTGGTATCGGCCTACGCCACTGCCGCACCTGACTTCATCGAGGTGCTCGAGCGGACGACCGGGATCAGCGAGACACTCGTCGGTCAGCAGCACAATCTCGACGCACTTCTGGTCAGCGCGATCGGATTCGGCAACATCGGAACCGCCGTGCTGACAGAGAACCGGCAGCCACTGACCGATCTTCTCCACATTCTCGTGCCGACGACAGACCTGCTCCACCAGTACCGCCAAAACGTCGACTGCACGTTGCAGGGGCTGGTGCCTTTCACTCAGGGAATCCCGCTACCGGAACCCGGAATCATGGTGTCGATCGGATTCACCTGGGGGATCGAGAGATACCGCTACCCGGGAGACCTTCCCAAAGTTGCGGCCAGCGGTGGATCGAACTGTGAGAAGGTCGGTATGCCGGTTCTGCAACCGGAGGAGATCTCACCATTCCTGGTCACCGACATCGGCGGAAACCGTTGGCGGTACGGGAACGACGGCATCGTCTTGAACTCCGACGGGCTCAAGCAGCTCCTCTTCGGACCCATCGATGGGCCTCCCCGTAACTCCTCGCAGATCGGAATGCCGGGGTAG
- a CDS encoding MCE family protein, with product MRGSSIKFAAFAAVMSLLTAFLVMMFADYRAGDTNNYSAVFNDVARLKSGDSVRVAGVRVGTVNDVRLRSDKTVLVSFDAERKVVLTAGTRAEVRYLNLVGDRYLELLDSPGSTQTLPAGAQIPAERTAPALDLDLLLGGLRPLTRGLDPQDINILTSSLLQALQGQGGVMESLLSRTSTFTSTLSDHSDVIQQVIDNLRNLTSVLAKDSRQFSDSVERLDELVAGLAADRDPIGASIESLEKGTASLTDLLTNGRPPLAATVDQLSRLSVPLDADKDKIDIALQKAPNNFRKLVRLGAYGSWINYYLCGITLRVSDLQGQTAVFPWVKNQGAGRCADS from the coding sequence ATGCGTGGATCAAGCATCAAGTTTGCCGCCTTCGCCGCCGTGATGAGCCTGCTGACAGCATTTTTGGTGATGATGTTCGCCGACTACCGGGCCGGGGACACCAACAATTACTCCGCGGTGTTCAACGATGTCGCCCGCCTGAAAAGCGGCGATTCGGTCCGGGTAGCGGGCGTGCGCGTAGGAACTGTCAACGACGTTCGCCTGCGCTCCGACAAGACCGTCCTGGTCTCCTTTGACGCCGAGCGCAAGGTGGTGCTGACAGCCGGCACCCGCGCGGAGGTTCGCTACCTCAACTTGGTGGGTGACCGGTATCTCGAACTGCTCGATTCACCCGGCTCCACACAGACCCTGCCGGCAGGCGCACAGATCCCCGCCGAGCGCACCGCACCTGCACTGGACCTCGACCTGCTTCTCGGCGGCCTGCGGCCCCTCACCCGGGGTCTCGACCCCCAGGACATCAACATACTGACGTCGTCTCTTCTGCAGGCGCTCCAAGGCCAGGGAGGCGTGATGGAATCGCTGCTGTCCCGAACGTCGACATTCACCTCCACTCTCTCCGATCACAGCGACGTCATTCAGCAGGTCATCGACAACCTTCGCAACCTGACGTCCGTGCTGGCGAAAGACAGCCGGCAATTCTCCGACTCGGTCGAGCGCCTCGACGAACTCGTTGCCGGACTTGCCGCCGACCGCGATCCGATCGGCGCGTCCATCGAGTCACTGGAGAAGGGCACGGCGTCTCTGACCGATCTGCTCACGAATGGACGGCCGCCCTTAGCGGCCACGGTCGACCAACTGAGTCGTCTCTCAGTGCCCCTCGATGCGGACAAAGACAAGATCGATATCGCCCTGCAGAAGGCGCCGAACAACTTCAGGAAGTTGGTCAGACTCGGCGCATACGGCAGTTGGATCAACTACTACCTTTGCGGCATCACACTGCGCGTGAGCGATCTGCAAGGACAAACCGCGGTCTTCCCCTGGGTCAAGAACCAGGGTGCCGGAAGGTGCGCAGATTCCTGA
- a CDS encoding MCE family protein, translating to MLKYKGKHLFRAGFIGILVTVLIILVGLQPERLLSLATDVRYQALFAEAGGLQAGNDVVVSGTKVGHVTSVALDGNRVRVGFTADATVTFGRDTTAHIRTGSLLGERTLTLQSAGDGVLDASTEIPLTRTSSPYSLNDAVGDLSSQIAQTDTANVNQSLDVLAQTFDQIAPQLDPTFEGLTRVSRMLNERNDNIALLLANSADVTRVLSDRSEQVNTLILNANDLMAVLVDRRAAIANLLANTSAVSQQISGLVADNEAELTPMLDKLNSVNAMLQKNRDNIAAALPGLEKFQRTQGETIASGAYYNAFVANLIPSQFLQPFLDYAFGFRRGVNAGQPPDNAGPRAELPFPVNGIPQPGDLPHDGNP from the coding sequence ATGTTGAAGTACAAGGGCAAGCACCTCTTCAGAGCCGGCTTCATCGGCATCCTCGTCACCGTGCTGATCATTTTGGTAGGCCTGCAACCGGAACGGCTGTTATCCCTGGCCACCGACGTCCGCTACCAAGCACTGTTCGCAGAAGCCGGCGGCTTGCAAGCCGGCAACGACGTTGTGGTCTCCGGCACCAAGGTCGGTCACGTCACCAGCGTCGCCCTGGACGGAAATCGAGTCCGAGTCGGCTTCACCGCCGATGCCACCGTGACCTTCGGGCGCGACACCACCGCCCACATCCGGACAGGCTCGCTGCTCGGGGAGCGGACACTGACTTTGCAATCAGCCGGCGACGGTGTTCTGGATGCCTCGACCGAGATTCCGTTGACACGCACCTCATCTCCCTACTCGCTCAATGACGCAGTGGGTGATCTTTCGTCGCAGATTGCCCAGACCGACACCGCCAACGTCAATCAGTCTCTGGACGTGCTGGCGCAGACGTTCGACCAGATCGCCCCGCAGTTGGATCCTACGTTCGAAGGGCTGACGCGCGTGTCACGAATGCTCAACGAGCGCAACGACAACATCGCACTGCTTCTGGCGAACTCGGCCGACGTCACACGGGTGCTCTCAGATCGAAGCGAACAGGTCAATACTCTGATCCTCAACGCCAACGATCTGATGGCGGTGCTCGTCGACCGACGGGCAGCAATCGCCAATCTGCTCGCTAATACATCGGCTGTTTCTCAACAGATTTCCGGCCTGGTCGCTGACAACGAAGCCGAACTGACCCCGATGCTGGACAAACTCAACTCGGTCAACGCCATGCTGCAGAAGAATCGTGACAATATCGCCGCAGCGCTTCCCGGGCTCGAGAAGTTTCAGCGCACGCAGGGCGAAACGATCGCATCTGGTGCCTACTACAACGCGTTTGTCGCCAACCTGATCCCATCGCAGTTCCTGCAACCTTTCCTCGACTACGCTTTCGGGTTCCGTCGGGGAGTCAACGCCGGCCAGCCGCCGGATAACGCCGGTCCCCGCGCAGAGCTGCCTTTCCCGGTCAACGGCATTCCGCAACCTGGAGATCTTCCCCATGACGGCAATCCGTAG
- a CDS encoding MCE family protein: protein MTAIRRRAMAGAAAAFVVLIVASSAFLVRQTLLAPSTIFAYFSSATAIYPGDDVRVLGVKVGTITSIESGGTQAKIAMQIDRDVPIPVGAQAIIVAPNLVAARFVQLAPAYDAQGPTMPDGGVIPLERTAVPVEWDEVKEQLARLTEDLGPTSPDDQTSVSRFINSAADAMDGNGAKLRETLAQLSAAGRIFAEGSGDLADIVTNLQRFVSALRDSNIQIVQFQDRFASLTAVVNDSRSDLDSALTTLSSAIDDAKRFIAGSRTQTSEQIERLADLTAVLVEQRTSVENILHGAPSAIANTYNMYNPDTGTFVGSFVFQNFSNPVQFLCSGIGAVENATAPETARLCAEYLGPALRLANFNYLPIPFNPLLSAVAQPQNLVYSDPRLAPGGARVPAGPAETPPAVSAYTGSGDVPPPPGYGPPPALATVDSLILPNSVPHGAAEAPLPHTTPAGPEVPNP from the coding sequence ATGACGGCAATCCGTAGACGCGCAATGGCCGGGGCTGCTGCGGCCTTCGTCGTGCTGATCGTCGCGTCCTCGGCGTTCCTGGTGCGTCAGACATTGCTCGCTCCGTCGACGATCTTTGCGTACTTCTCGTCCGCCACTGCCATTTACCCCGGCGACGACGTCCGCGTCCTCGGAGTGAAGGTCGGAACCATCACCTCGATCGAGTCCGGAGGGACGCAGGCCAAAATCGCGATGCAGATCGACCGGGACGTACCGATACCTGTCGGCGCCCAAGCGATCATCGTCGCCCCCAATCTCGTCGCCGCCCGCTTTGTGCAGCTGGCACCGGCCTACGATGCCCAGGGACCGACGATGCCCGACGGTGGTGTCATTCCGCTGGAGCGCACGGCAGTTCCGGTGGAATGGGATGAGGTCAAAGAGCAGTTGGCGCGGCTCACCGAGGATCTCGGCCCAACCTCGCCTGACGATCAGACCTCGGTATCGCGATTCATCAACAGCGCAGCGGATGCGATGGACGGCAACGGTGCCAAGCTTCGCGAGACACTCGCACAGCTATCGGCGGCAGGTCGCATCTTCGCCGAGGGCAGCGGTGACCTGGCCGACATAGTCACCAACCTGCAGCGCTTCGTCTCGGCGCTGCGCGACAGCAACATTCAAATAGTCCAGTTTCAGGATCGCTTCGCGTCCTTGACCGCCGTCGTCAACGACAGCAGAAGCGATCTCGATTCTGCACTGACGACGCTTTCCAGCGCTATCGACGACGCCAAACGATTCATTGCAGGAAGTCGAACCCAGACCAGTGAGCAGATCGAACGCCTTGCCGACCTCACCGCGGTGCTTGTCGAACAGCGGACTTCAGTCGAGAACATCTTGCACGGGGCGCCCTCCGCGATAGCCAACACCTATAACATGTACAACCCGGACACCGGGACATTCGTCGGTTCCTTCGTCTTCCAGAACTTCTCCAATCCCGTCCAGTTTCTCTGCTCGGGGATCGGCGCTGTCGAGAACGCCACGGCCCCTGAGACTGCCCGGTTGTGTGCCGAGTACCTCGGTCCGGCATTGCGCTTGGCGAATTTCAATTATCTGCCGATCCCGTTCAATCCGCTCCTCAGCGCGGTGGCCCAACCGCAGAACCTCGTGTACTCGGATCCGCGGTTGGCTCCCGGCGGGGCAAGAGTGCCCGCGGGACCGGCGGAGACTCCGCCTGCGGTGTCTGCATACACTGGCAGCGGGGACGTGCCGCCACCCCCCGGTTACGGTCCCCCACCCGCCCTCGCAACAGTCGACAGTCTCATCCTGCCGAACTCGGTGCCGCACGGTGCTGCCGAAGCACCACTGCCGCACACGACACCCGCGGGACCGGAGGTGCCGAATCCGTGA
- a CDS encoding MCE family protein, whose translation MAVRRTALCALVATAATSCAFQGLNSLPLPGTAGRDAHAVTYFVEIANVGTLEPNSPVLISDVTVGSVAKLAVDNWNATVEVSVEPDVVVPENAVATVGQTSLLGSMHLALNPPLGEQPHGRLAPNTTLPLKRASTFPSTERTLSSLSTIVNGGGLGQISDIIHETSVALSGREQQVRTLLTRLDEIAGVLADQRQDVVVTFAELNKLSKTLAENSGTIDAAIRRIPAALDVLIEQRPQITTALDRLRIFSDSATGLINDTQDDLIRNLQNLEPILGAVADLGSDLDTVLAYLTTFPFTQNVIDRGMKGDFMNLFVTLDLTYPRIKRTLALGTRFGEPRARLIPAPGDPWHENYTYDPLGGTIAEPVPPATPAPADPPEAGAQPAPAFSGPVLPIAPPRDWQSGTPAPLQDQVFAGPYPGAR comes from the coding sequence ATCGCTGTTCGTCGGACTGCGCTGTGCGCCCTCGTGGCCACTGCCGCTACGAGTTGCGCCTTTCAAGGACTCAATTCGCTGCCCCTGCCCGGGACGGCAGGCCGAGACGCACACGCAGTGACATACTTCGTCGAGATCGCGAATGTCGGTACACTGGAGCCCAACTCGCCCGTCTTGATCTCTGATGTCACCGTCGGAAGTGTCGCCAAGCTCGCAGTCGACAATTGGAACGCCACGGTGGAGGTGTCCGTCGAACCAGATGTTGTGGTACCCGAGAATGCTGTGGCCACCGTCGGTCAGACCAGCTTGCTGGGGTCGATGCATCTTGCACTGAACCCCCCGCTGGGTGAGCAGCCGCACGGTCGCCTTGCGCCGAACACGACACTCCCGCTGAAAAGGGCCTCGACCTTTCCGTCCACGGAGCGGACCCTGTCTTCGCTGTCGACCATCGTCAACGGCGGCGGGCTCGGACAGATCAGCGACATCATCCACGAAACGAGCGTTGCCCTCTCCGGACGCGAGCAACAGGTCCGCACCCTGCTCACCCGCCTGGATGAGATCGCCGGTGTGCTGGCAGATCAGCGCCAGGACGTGGTCGTCACATTTGCCGAACTGAACAAGCTCAGCAAGACCCTAGCCGAGAATTCGGGCACCATCGATGCGGCGATCCGCAGGATCCCCGCTGCCTTAGATGTCCTGATCGAGCAAAGACCGCAGATAACAACGGCTTTGGACCGCCTTCGGATATTCAGCGACTCCGCCACGGGACTGATCAACGACACCCAGGACGATCTCATCCGGAACTTGCAGAACCTGGAGCCCATCCTCGGTGCAGTCGCCGATCTCGGATCCGACCTCGACACGGTGCTCGCATATCTGACGACGTTTCCATTCACCCAGAACGTCATCGACCGCGGGATGAAAGGGGACTTCATGAACCTGTTCGTCACGCTGGACCTGACCTATCCCCGGATCAAGCGGACGCTGGCGCTCGGTACCCGATTCGGTGAACCCAGAGCGCGGCTGATTCCTGCTCCGGGCGACCCCTGGCACGAGAATTACACGTACGATCCACTCGGCGGCACGATCGCCGAGCCCGTCCCACCGGCGACGCCAGCGCCGGCCGATCCACCGGAGGCCGGTGCGCAGCCTGCGCCGGCATTCTCCGGACCGGTGCTGCCCATTGCGCCACCGCGGGATTGGCAGTCCGGCACCCCCGCACCGCTCCAAGATCAGGTCTTCGCGGGGCCCTACCCGGGCGCACGCTGA
- a CDS encoding MCE family protein, which translates to MLSRLVRIQLVLFSIVSVLAVTAMIIVYIQAPMLLGIGRYSVTMELPEGGGLYRFSNVTVRGVQVGKVTELELTPKGPRAKLSLQTTPRIPADLSAEVRSVSAVGEQYVDLRPRTDNGPYLGDGSVIPAIDVTVPQKVGPMLDQMSALLGSIPKHRIADLLDETSQALSGADFDLGSLLDSSATLSESLRTNADAVRVLTDDSVPLLDAQQQTTDSLRQWASNLAGITRQIDQNDAAVRNILQAGPGAADEAARLLGDVRPTLPVLLANLTTVGQIAVTYRPGIEQLLVLFPPYIAALQGFALPWNNPTGWPLGDFTATSGDPPACTVGFLPASQWRSPADLTDIDTPENLFCKLPQDSPIAVRGARNTPCLENPGKRAPTVEICRSDQSYQPLALRQHALGPNPIDPNAIAQGIPPDDRILPGEGLYGPVEGTPPPPGPTAAAPNALPQAASGGPLAFAQYDPASGRYVTPDGRTRQQSDLATGASPKSWRDLMPN; encoded by the coding sequence ATGCTCAGTCGACTGGTCCGTATTCAACTGGTGCTGTTCTCCATCGTCTCGGTGCTGGCCGTCACGGCGATGATCATTGTCTATATCCAGGCGCCGATGCTGCTGGGTATCGGACGGTATTCGGTGACGATGGAACTTCCCGAGGGTGGCGGACTTTATCGCTTCAGCAATGTCACCGTGCGTGGCGTCCAAGTCGGCAAGGTCACCGAGTTGGAGTTGACCCCGAAAGGTCCGAGAGCGAAGCTCAGTCTCCAAACCACCCCAAGAATCCCGGCCGATTTGAGCGCAGAGGTGCGCAGCGTGTCAGCGGTGGGAGAACAATACGTCGACCTGCGGCCCCGCACGGACAACGGACCGTACCTGGGCGACGGATCTGTCATACCCGCCATCGACGTCACTGTGCCGCAAAAAGTCGGGCCGATGCTCGATCAGATGAGTGCGCTGTTGGGCAGCATTCCCAAGCACCGGATCGCCGACCTCCTCGATGAGACCTCCCAGGCTCTCAGCGGAGCGGACTTCGACCTGGGATCGCTCCTCGACTCCTCTGCCACGCTCAGTGAATCGCTTCGGACCAACGCCGATGCGGTGAGAGTGCTCACCGACGACAGTGTGCCGCTACTCGATGCTCAACAGCAGACAACGGATTCCCTGCGTCAGTGGGCGAGCAACCTCGCCGGGATAACCCGCCAGATCGATCAGAACGACGCCGCCGTGCGGAACATTCTGCAAGCCGGTCCCGGAGCTGCCGACGAAGCGGCGCGTCTGCTCGGTGACGTCAGACCTACGCTTCCCGTGCTGCTGGCAAATTTGACTACCGTCGGTCAGATCGCGGTGACCTATCGGCCCGGGATCGAGCAGCTACTCGTTCTGTTCCCGCCGTACATCGCTGCGCTGCAAGGGTTTGCTCTGCCGTGGAACAATCCGACCGGATGGCCGCTGGGTGATTTCACCGCGACCAGCGGCGATCCGCCCGCCTGCACCGTCGGCTTTCTGCCGGCCTCACAGTGGCGATCACCGGCGGACCTCACCGACATCGACACGCCCGAAAACCTGTTCTGCAAGCTCCCACAGGACTCACCGATCGCTGTCCGCGGCGCCCGCAACACCCCGTGCCTCGAGAATCCGGGGAAGCGGGCCCCGACCGTCGAGATCTGTCGGAGTGATCAGAGCTATCAGCCGCTGGCCCTGCGCCAGCATGCCCTCGGACCCAATCCGATCGACCCGAACGCCATCGCCCAGGGAATTCCGCCGGACGACCGCATCTTGCCGGGAGAGGGTCTCTACGGCCCCGTTGAGGGCACACCTCCACCGCCTGGACCGACGGCTGCAGCACCGAATGCGTTGCCGCAGGCTGCATCAGGAGGTCCGCTGGCCTTCGCGCAGTATGACCCAGCGTCGGGACGCTATGTCACGCCCGACGGTCGCACCCGCCAACAGTCTGACTTGGCCACAGGTGCCTCACCGAAGTCGTGGCGAGATCTGATGCCGAATTAG
- a CDS encoding nuclear transport factor 2 family protein produces MSTSQELADLVAQAELSQAKARYCRLLDTKDWPALAELMTEEIAVDLDAGNPSSVPLVGRENVLAAVQASVADARTVHQVHAPEFEFSDEVARVIWAVQERVVWQNGTSLTAFGHYHDRWVRLDGRWRIAELRLHHLIMDFG; encoded by the coding sequence GTGAGCACTTCACAGGAGCTGGCCGATCTTGTGGCTCAGGCTGAACTTTCACAAGCCAAGGCACGCTATTGCCGCCTACTGGACACCAAAGACTGGCCCGCCCTCGCCGAGTTGATGACGGAAGAGATCGCTGTCGACTTGGACGCGGGCAATCCCTCCTCGGTGCCCCTCGTGGGACGCGAGAACGTCCTGGCGGCGGTCCAGGCCTCGGTCGCTGACGCACGCACCGTGCACCAGGTGCATGCACCCGAGTTCGAATTCAGCGACGAGGTAGCGCGGGTGATCTGGGCGGTTCAGGAAAGAGTGGTGTGGCAGAACGGAACATCGTTGACGGCGTTCGGTCATTACCACGACCGGTGGGTTCGCCTCGACGGTCGTTGGCGGATCGCCGAGCTTCGGCTCCATCACCTGATCATGGACTTCGGGTGA
- a CDS encoding cytochrome P450 — protein sequence MTIDQTSCTAEFFDDACIQDPYPLYDRWRAQGPVHQVGDSSFYVVCGWDEVNEVITHPEVFSSNLTATMTYSPEHGVGSFEMEGLGGSSHVLATADDPVHAVHRKMLVPHLAAKRIRAAESFVAMTADDLLDRGIAQGRIEWMGAVANRLPMMVVARLIGVPDHDVDMLIASGYATTQLLDGLVSAEQLTAAGTAAIELSGYISEHFERAATEPGDNLLGDLATLCAAGQLDDNTARIVMLTLFSAGGESTASLLGSAMWLLADQPDIQRQLRRKPELLAAFIEEALRFEPPFRGHYRHVVSDTSLGGVPLSGGSRLLLLWGAVNRDPAQFEHPNEFRLDRPKGKGHMTFGKGAHFCVGASLARLEAMTVLRKVLDRTRWVEPVAVGRWLPSILVRRLDRLELQFG from the coding sequence ATGACCATCGACCAGACGAGTTGCACTGCCGAATTCTTCGACGACGCCTGCATCCAGGACCCGTATCCGCTGTACGACCGATGGAGAGCCCAAGGGCCGGTCCACCAAGTCGGCGACTCTTCCTTCTACGTGGTGTGCGGATGGGACGAGGTGAACGAGGTCATCACTCACCCAGAAGTGTTCTCGTCGAACCTGACGGCGACGATGACCTACTCGCCTGAGCACGGGGTGGGATCGTTCGAGATGGAAGGCCTCGGCGGGTCGTCGCATGTGCTGGCGACTGCAGACGACCCAGTCCATGCCGTGCACCGCAAGATGCTGGTGCCGCATCTGGCGGCCAAGCGGATCAGAGCTGCCGAAAGCTTCGTGGCGATGACAGCCGACGACCTGCTGGATCGCGGCATCGCCCAGGGTCGCATCGAGTGGATGGGTGCGGTGGCGAATCGCCTTCCGATGATGGTGGTCGCGCGGCTGATCGGCGTGCCCGACCACGACGTCGACATGCTCATCGCGTCGGGGTACGCGACGACCCAATTGCTCGACGGCTTGGTGTCTGCGGAGCAGTTGACGGCTGCTGGTACCGCCGCGATCGAGCTCAGCGGGTACATCAGCGAACACTTCGAGCGTGCGGCGACCGAGCCGGGTGACAATCTGCTCGGTGACCTCGCCACGCTCTGCGCAGCCGGCCAACTCGACGACAACACCGCTCGCATCGTCATGCTCACCCTGTTCAGCGCCGGCGGAGAATCGACCGCCTCGCTCTTGGGCAGCGCCATGTGGTTGCTTGCCGACCAGCCCGACATCCAGCGCCAGCTGCGCCGCAAGCCTGAGCTTCTCGCTGCCTTCATCGAGGAAGCGTTGCGTTTCGAACCCCCTTTTCGCGGACACTATCGCCACGTCGTGTCCGATACATCGCTCGGTGGTGTCCCCTTGTCTGGTGGATCGCGCCTGTTGCTGCTCTGGGGCGCGGTCAATCGCGATCCGGCACAGTTCGAACATCCGAACGAGTTCCGCCTCGACCGTCCGAAGGGCAAGGGGCACATGACGTTCGGCAAGGGAGCACACTTCTGCGTCGGCGCATCTCTGGCACGCCTGGAAGCGATGACAGTGCTGCGCAAGGTCCTCGACCGCACCCGGTGGGTCGAACCGGTGGCGGTAGGACGCTGGCTGCCCAGCATCCTGGTCCGGCGCCTGGATCGTCTGGAGTTGCAGTTCGGGTGA